The following proteins are encoded in a genomic region of bacterium:
- a CDS encoding ABC transporter substrate-binding protein — QWVMVTQIHNALLEVNEYLVLEKVLAESYTVSKDGLQYTFKLRKGVKWHDGSEFTVDDVKYTYEYYMNPANAANKAINFVNVAKVEIPDKYTAVVKLKEPFAPFLVSTATEFILNAKYHGRIGEKAYKSQPMGTGPFKLREWRPAEFTIVDAFDQHFRGRPNIDSFRQDVVPEASVRAIALRSGSSDSATWPLLAEDNLQFEANNGFVVFRTSSTGVNHFPINNKLPQFSDKRVRQAMMYAIDRQRLIDDVFKGTAIIAHSIYPPAMRTWYERSVKTYPYNQTRARALLEEAGWKMGPGNVRAKDNQRLSFTCAVITGDRARRPEAEIVQQDLAGVGIEMRIVERPVATILAQLPKGELDASLFNWTYNTNATEPDPQSTLKSGGVRNFASYNNPRMDELLAQGLREIDVKKRAKIYSEVQKIFVEDVPVLYVMYWDWFNVFNKRIKGLPTKPETAFEIYRNAYKWSIE, encoded by the coding sequence TCCAGTGGGTCATGGTCACCCAGATTCACAATGCGCTCCTAGAGGTGAACGAGTACCTGGTTCTGGAGAAGGTCCTGGCAGAAAGCTACACGGTGTCGAAGGACGGCCTCCAGTACACATTCAAGCTCCGCAAGGGCGTCAAGTGGCACGACGGCTCGGAGTTCACAGTCGACGATGTGAAGTACACGTACGAGTACTACATGAATCCTGCCAACGCCGCCAACAAGGCGATCAACTTCGTCAACGTCGCAAAGGTCGAGATACCGGACAAGTATACTGCCGTCGTCAAGCTGAAGGAACCGTTCGCGCCGTTCCTCGTCAGCACGGCGACCGAGTTCATCCTGAACGCCAAATATCACGGCCGGATCGGCGAGAAGGCCTACAAGAGTCAACCGATGGGCACGGGACCGTTCAAGCTGAGGGAATGGCGGCCGGCCGAGTTCACGATCGTGGACGCCTTCGACCAACACTTCCGCGGGCGGCCCAACATCGACTCGTTCCGCCAGGACGTGGTGCCGGAGGCGTCCGTGCGCGCCATCGCGCTGCGCAGCGGCAGTTCCGACTCGGCGACGTGGCCCCTGCTGGCCGAGGACAATTTGCAATTCGAGGCCAACAACGGGTTCGTCGTCTTCCGGACGTCGAGCACAGGCGTGAATCATTTCCCGATCAACAACAAGCTCCCGCAGTTCTCCGACAAGCGCGTCCGGCAGGCGATGATGTACGCCATCGACCGGCAGCGGTTGATCGATGACGTGTTCAAGGGCACGGCCATTATCGCCCACTCCATCTATCCGCCCGCGATGCGCACCTGGTACGAACGCAGCGTCAAGACCTACCCGTACAACCAGACGCGGGCCCGGGCTCTGCTCGAGGAGGCTGGCTGGAAGATGGGGCCGGGCAACGTCCGCGCCAAGGACAACCAGCGGCTCTCCTTTACGTGCGCCGTCATCACGGGCGATCGGGCCCGCCGGCCGGAGGCGGAGATCGTCCAGCAGGACCTGGCCGGGGTCGGCATCGAGATGCGGATCGTCGAAAGGCCGGTGGCGACGATCCTGGCCCAGCTCCCGAAGGGTGAGCTCGACGCGTCGCTGTTCAACTGGACCTACAACACCAACGCCACCGAGCCCGACCCGCAGAGCACCCTCAAGTCGGGCGGGGTGCGCAACTTCGCCAGCTACAACAACCCGCGGATGGACGAGCTGCTGGCCCAGGGGCTGCGCGAGATCGACGTCAAGAAGCGGGCGAAGATCTACAGCGAGGTCCAGAAGATCTTCGTCGAGGACGTCCCCGTCCTGTACGTGATGTATTGGGATTGGTTCAACGTCTTCAACAAGCGGATCAAAGGGCTGCCGACCAAGCCAGAAACGGCGTTCGAGATCTACCGGAACGCATACAAGTGGTCGATTGAGTAG
- a CDS encoding ABC transporter permease: MQRYIAVRLAHGLVVILLVSVGTFVMLHVIPGDPVSLMIGQGRTSQEQIDLIRKKWGLDRPLPEQYLTWVVNMLHGDFGQSVVRSGMPVRTMIAEAASVTISLNLIAFGIAILIAIPAGLFAAVRRYSALDYAIMVGTTLGVALPNFWIGLMLIVAFSLVLHWLPPFGLGSWQGYVLPVTVIVVGQLALLARLMRSSTLDSLGEDFVRTARAKGLRESGVVIRHVVRNALLPIVTVVGYRLAFILSGTIVIETVFAIPGLGNLFVESVNRVDYQVVQAIVMVLSVLVILGNLATDMVYGLIDPRIRIR, encoded by the coding sequence ATGCAGCGCTACATCGCCGTCCGCCTCGCCCATGGGCTCGTGGTCATCCTGCTGGTGAGCGTGGGGACGTTCGTCATGCTCCACGTGATCCCCGGGGACCCTGTCTCCCTCATGATCGGTCAGGGGCGGACCAGCCAGGAACAGATCGATCTCATCCGCAAGAAGTGGGGGCTTGACCGGCCCCTGCCCGAGCAATACCTCACCTGGGTCGTCAACATGCTCCACGGCGACTTCGGCCAGTCGGTCGTGCGCAGCGGCATGCCGGTCAGGACGATGATCGCCGAGGCCGCGTCGGTCACGATTTCCCTCAACCTCATCGCATTTGGTATCGCGATCCTGATCGCCATTCCCGCGGGCCTCTTCGCCGCGGTCCGACGATATTCGGCCCTGGACTACGCCATCATGGTCGGCACGACGCTCGGCGTCGCTCTGCCCAACTTCTGGATCGGCCTGATGTTGATCGTGGCCTTCTCGCTCGTACTCCATTGGTTGCCGCCGTTTGGGCTGGGATCATGGCAGGGCTACGTTCTGCCCGTGACGGTCATCGTCGTCGGACAGCTGGCGCTCCTGGCGCGGCTGATGCGGAGTTCGACGCTGGACAGCCTGGGCGAAGATTTCGTGCGCACCGCCCGCGCCAAAGGCCTGCGCGAGAGCGGGGTCGTGATCCGTCACGTCGTGCGCAATGCCCTCCTCCCGATCGTCACGGTGGTCGGCTACCGGCTGGCGTTTATCCTCAGCGGCACCATCGTGATCGAAACCGTCTTCGCCATCCCCGGGCTCGGCAACCTATTCGTTGAGTCCGTGAACCGCGTCGATTATCAAGTGGTGCAGGCGATCGTGATGGT